Proteins from a genomic interval of Cheilinus undulatus linkage group 15, ASM1832078v1, whole genome shotgun sequence:
- the ube2al gene encoding ubiquitin conjugating enzyme E2 A, like, with amino-acid sequence MSTPARRRLMRDFKRLQEDPPAGVSGAPSENNIMVWNAVIFGPEGTPFEDGTFKLIVEFTEEYPNKPPTVRFVSKMFHPNVYADGSICLDILQNRWSPTYDVSSILTSIQSLLDEPNPNSPANSQAAQLYQENKREYEKRVSAIVEQSWRDS; translated from the exons ATGTCAACCCCGGCCAGAAGAAGACTTATGAGAGATTTTAAACG GCTACAAGAGGACCCTCCAGCTGGTGTCAGTGGTGCCCCATCTGAAAACAACATCATGGTGTGGAATGCAGTGATATTTGG CCCTGAAGGAACTCCTTTTGAAGATG GTACATTTAAACTCATTGTAGAGTTCACAGAAGAATACCCCAACAAACCCCCCACAGTACGATTTGTGTCAAAGATGTTTCATCCAAAtg TCTATGCAGATGGCAGTATATGTTTGGACATCCTACAGAACCGTTGGAGTCCCACTTATGATGTGTCCTCTATCCTTACGTCTATCCAG TCCCTGCTTGATGAGCCAAACCCCAACAGTCCAGCCAACAGTCAGGCAGCTCAGCTGTACCAGGAGAACAAGCGGGAGTATGAGAAGCGTGTGTCGGCCATCGTAGAACAAAGCTGGAGAGACAGTTGA